A single window of Zea mays cultivar B73 chromosome 10, Zm-B73-REFERENCE-NAM-5.0, whole genome shotgun sequence DNA harbors:
- the LOC109943122 gene encoding isoleucine--tRNA ligase, chloroplastic/mitochondrial: MAFRKDEHGVVNAVPLLDLATSGLGAEQEYGKYKHIVELSKAIFGLRVNYVQWEPELQKSWDDNQVLEGYLKGTLGFNF; the protein is encoded by the exons ATGGCGTTCCGGAAGGACGAGCATGGCGTGGTGAACGCTGTGCCGCTTCTGGACCTGGCTACATCTGGTCTTG GTGCAGAACAAGAGTATGGAAAATACAAGCATATTGTGGAACTCTCGAAAGCAATATTTGGTCTAAGAGTGAATTATGTACAATGGGAACCAGAGCTCCAAAAATCATGGGACGATAATCAGGTTCTAGAAGGGTATCTGAAAGGAACACTGG